The following coding sequences lie in one Anaerolineales bacterium genomic window:
- a CDS encoding DUF1684 domain-containing protein yields the protein MNMDIWKEQIEAERMEKDAFFGRHPQSPIPPAERAGFRGLDYYPPDPGMRFELELSEHTEKKAVRMAYSKGAERDYIRWGEFRFVVDGKECTLQAYKSNADEDRLFVPFRDETSGKETYGAGRYLDLHAAMDRTADGKWVLDLNHAYNPWCVYSEDFTCPIVPLENRLAVPIRAGEKNYGNK from the coding sequence ATGAACATGGACATCTGGAAGGAACAGATCGAGGCGGAGCGTATGGAGAAGGACGCCTTCTTTGGTCGACACCCGCAATCGCCGATTCCTCCCGCAGAGCGAGCCGGGTTCCGGGGACTGGACTACTACCCGCCCGACCCCGGCATGCGGTTCGAGCTCGAGCTTTCCGAGCATACGGAGAAAAAGGCCGTTCGGATGGCGTATTCCAAGGGCGCAGAACGGGATTACATCCGATGGGGCGAATTCCGCTTCGTCGTCGACGGGAAGGAATGCACCCTGCAAGCGTACAAAAGCAACGCGGACGAGGATCGGTTGTTCGTTCCATTCCGAGACGAAACCTCCGGCAAGGAAACCTACGGCGCCGGGCGGTACCTCGACCTCCACGCCGCGATGGATCGCACCGCCGACGGCAAGTGGGTGTTGGACCTCAACCATGCGTACAACCCCTGGTGTGTTTACAGCGAAGACTTCACCTGCCCGATCGTCCCTCTGGAAAATCGGCTTGCCGTTCCGATACGCGCGGGTGAGAAAAATTATGGGAACAAGTAA
- a CDS encoding class I SAM-dependent methyltransferase, translating into MNTTYSRSDSKVEVKGLEARYYDALMNGITGGTYPIFIRQVVRDMGIRPQDAILDLGSGSGRNACLMARYLSAQGRILGLDIEPEMLRQAQRRCRNLPNVAMEKRRIEEALPYRNEFDKAFISFVLHGFIQEDRLRIAENVHRALRPGGQFLILDYDEFEPDRSFWPVRFAFRRIECPLATDFVRRDWKAILRENGFGDFQVHRYYFGYVRLLAAKKMEGGGEAHPAAAGGKRL; encoded by the coding sequence TACGACCTACAGCCGTTCGGATTCCAAAGTCGAGGTCAAGGGGCTCGAGGCCCGCTATTACGACGCGCTGATGAACGGGATCACGGGCGGCACCTACCCCATCTTCATCCGGCAGGTCGTGCGGGATATGGGGATCCGGCCGCAGGACGCCATCCTCGACCTGGGATCGGGCAGCGGGCGCAATGCCTGTTTGATGGCCCGTTACCTCTCCGCGCAAGGGCGGATTCTGGGATTGGATATCGAGCCGGAGATGCTGCGGCAGGCGCAACGCCGCTGCCGGAATCTCCCCAACGTCGCGATGGAGAAGCGACGGATCGAGGAAGCCCTGCCCTATCGGAATGAGTTCGACAAGGCGTTTATCTCCTTTGTCCTGCACGGGTTTATCCAGGAGGATCGATTGCGGATCGCGGAGAACGTCCACCGGGCGCTCCGTCCCGGCGGGCAGTTCCTCATCCTGGATTATGACGAGTTCGAGCCCGACCGGTCGTTTTGGCCCGTGCGATTCGCTTTCCGTCGCATCGAATGCCCTTTGGCGACCGACTTTGTGCGGCGGGACTGGAAGGCAATCCTGCGGGAGAATGGTTTTGGCGATTTTCAGGTGCATCGCTACTACTTCGGTTACGTGCGGCTGCTCGCAGCGAAAAAGATGGAGGGAGGGGGCGAGGCACATCCCGCTGCGGCAGGAGGCAAACGGTTATGA